In a genomic window of Vigna angularis cultivar LongXiaoDou No.4 chromosome 6, ASM1680809v1, whole genome shotgun sequence:
- the LOC108342165 gene encoding acyl-CoA--sterol O-acyltransferase 1: MEGELNNLMMVWSIAAATMCYCHRIGRLIPEGASRLIAIIPAILLLLLLPLRLISIHFGGPSAFFLGWLSTFKLLLFAFGKGPLSSNPPLSLRNFVSIACLPIKFQQTTTPSKTQIPKLPFSYASSSMLLLFALLIPLYANKEYLHPKFILFLYGLHMYIGLEFIFGTISTTTRKLLGVHLEPQFDKPYLCTSLQDFWGNRWNIMVNRVLQPTVYDPLVTLASPLTGRRWAPLPAIVATFAVSGLMHELVFYYIKRETRTWEAWEPSWDATCFFLVHGLCVAAEVALKKGLKGKKWQFPRVVSLLSWLLSLLFVLYTAILLFLPALVRCHVYEKATRELTKFVKDVYSVSRLYRFANVTTNT; encoded by the coding sequence ATGGAGGGAGAGCTTAACAATTTGATGATGGTATGGAGCATAGCCGCAGCAACAATGTGTTACTGCCACAGAATTGGAAGGCTTATCCCCGAAGGTGCATCAAGACTTATAGCCATTATCCCTGCCATACTGCTTCTTCTTCTGCTCCCTCTCAGACTCATCTCCATTCACTTTGGAGGACCATCTGCTTTCTTCTTAGGTTGGCTTTCGACCTTCAAGCTCCTTCTTTTTGCCTTTGGCAAGGGCCCCTTGTCCTCCAACCCTCCCCTCTCTCTCCGTAACTTCGTCTCCATCGCATGCCTCCCCATCAAATTCCAACAGACCACCACCCCTTCAAAAACCCAAATCCCCAAATTGCCCTTCAGCTACGCTTCATCATCCATGCTCCTCCTATTCGCCCTCCTGATTCCGCTCTACGCCAACAAAGAGTATCTTCATCCCAAGTTCATTCTCTTCTTGTACGGCCTCCACATGTACATCGGCTTGGAGTTCATTTTCGGCACCATCTCCACCACCACTCGGAAACTCCTCGGCGTTCACCTGGAACCGCAGTTCGACAAGCCCTACCTCTGCACTTCGCTGCAAGACTTCTGGGGAAACCGCTGGAACATCATGGTCAACCGTGTCCTGCAACCTACCGTATACGATCCCCTCGTCACTCTCGCCAGCCCTCTCACTGGCAGAAGGTGGGCCCCACTCCCGGCCATTGTCGCTACTTTCGCCGTGTCCGGTCTCATGCACGAGCTGGTCTTTTACTACATCAAGCGCGAGACGCGCACGTGGGAGGCCTGGGAGCCCTCGTGGGACGCCACGTGCTTCTTTCTCGTTCATGGACTGTGCGTGGCTGCGGAGGTTGCACTGAAAAAGGGCCTCAAAGGGAAGAAGTGGCAGTTCCCGAGGGTGGTGTCGTTGCTGTCGTGGCTGCTGTCGTTGCTGTTTGTGCTTTACACAGCCATTCTGCTGTTTCTACCCGCGCTGGTGCGGTGTCATGTTTACGAGAAAGCAACCAGAGAGTTGACCAAGTTTGTGAAGGATGTGTACAGTGTTTCTAGACTCTACCGTTTCGCTAACGTCACCACCAACACATGA